A stretch of Rhinoderma darwinii isolate aRhiDar2 chromosome 4, aRhiDar2.hap1, whole genome shotgun sequence DNA encodes these proteins:
- the PNOC gene encoding prepronociceptin, with amino-acid sequence MTSCDYSSLSTDSCSLKKCTYKGEGRWRSVYHKPEEAHVHSIIDQYALDHLVFCAIVPRNDSKRDGAYAYFWKVCIVECEGKIYSSSMWGVCKTVLIKSSIQLSMDSFEEDFKPFNLDDSRFTNNFKRLSDLAKLVDLNKIKDEKRLSKMSNLIHEQGEEDTSIDGGETALGPDELGDLQDPTNAMSKRFGGFVKGKYSYRKFMGPSKDLQKRYGGFIGVRKSARKWNNQKRFSEFLRQYLGMSTRSAEYDSFTDDMNELNEQNEI; translated from the exons ATGACAtcctgtgattacagcagcctCAGCACTGATTCATGCAGTTTGAAGAAGTGTACGTACAAGGGAGAGGGGAGGTGGAGAAGTG TTTACCACAAGCCAGAAGAAGCCCACGTTCATTCTATTATTGATCAATATGCTCTCGACCACCTCGTTTTTTGCGCCATTGTCCCGCGAAATGATTCTAAAAGGGATGGAGCTTATGCTTATTTCTGGAAG GTTTGCATTGTAGAGTGCGAAGGAAAGATCTACTCGAGCTCCATGTGGGGTGTCTGCAAAACAGTTCTCATAAAGTCCTCGATACAACTCAGCATGGACAGTTTTGAAGAAGACTTTAAACCCTTTAACCTGGATGACAGCCGGTTCACCAACAATTTCAAGCGACTGAGCGATCTGGCCAAATTGGTTGACTTAAATAAAATTAAAGATGAGAAAAGGTTGTCTAAGATGAGTAATCTGATCCATGAACAAGGAGAAGAAGATACGAGCATTGACGGTGGAGAAACTGCTCTCGGCCCTGATGAACTTGGGGACTTGCAGGATCCTACAAATGCCATGTCTAAACGATTTGGCGGTTTTGTAAAAGGAAAATACAGCTACCGGAAATTCATGGGTCCATCAAAAGATCTTCAGAAGCGTTACGGAGGCTTCATTGGTGTTCGAAAGTCAGCCCGAAAATGGAACAATCAGAAGAGGTTTAGTGAGTTTCTAAGGCAATACTTGGGGATGTCCACCCGTTCTGCGGAGTACGACAGCTTCACCGACGATATGAACGAACTGAACGAGCAAAATGAAATCTAA